From the Clupea harengus chromosome 15, Ch_v2.0.2, whole genome shotgun sequence genome, one window contains:
- the LOC116223797 gene encoding uncharacterized protein LOC116223797, giving the protein MLHDTVTLTCNKFCSGPRTWNYNDDPVTPCEADRCKEGNGFENRVRLSNESFQGNYSLDLIIILVEFNDQGSYVGTCDGQHFDFKLEVLVPITVNTSTGDNVTIPCYATSPKSEGCYVLWEKNGEPVLKLEDGVLTPGPTLKDRASVSQDGCEKGDLSLRIAGVLPSDQGLYLCQYSKTRDTDQFRGAPNSARLNVQRANDNGETCSCDTLQNIAIFVPVCLVLIIIIAILVWWKCPCKARTIRPPDGFSLVPPRDDRPTVPVECTVNAPASGPGETDDDLPLPEMDTNLRAPVPWTK; this is encoded by the exons ATGTTACATGACACTGTTACTCTCACCTGCAATAAGTTCTGCAGTGGCCCTAGAACATGGAACTATAATGACGACCCAGTGACCCCTTGTGAGGCTGACCGTTGCAAAGAAGGAAACGGGTTTGAAAACAGAGTCAGACTCTCAAATGAAAGTTTTCAAGGCAATTATTCCCTTGATCTCATCATCATTCTGGTTGAGTTCAATGACCAGGGGTCCTATGTTGGCACTTGTGATGGCCAACATTTTGATTTCAAGCTTGAGGTTCTGG TTCCCATAACTGTGAATACATCCACTGGAGACAATGTCACCATACCTTGCTATGCAACCTCACCAAAATCGGAAGGATGCTATGTTTTGTGGGAGAAGAATGGTGAGCCAGTACTGAAGCTTGAGGATGGAGTTCTCACTCCTGGCCCCACGCTGAAGGACAGAGCATCAGTTTCTCAGGACGGTTGCGAGAAGGGTGACCTCTCCCTTCGCATCGCTGGTGTCCTCCCATCTGATCAAGGACTATATCTTTGCCAATACTCTAAGACAAGAGACACAGATCAATTCAGAGGGGCTCCAAATTCAGCAAGGCTCAACGTGCAACGTGCCAACGACAACG GGGAGACATGTTCATGCGATACATTGCAAAACATTGCGATATTTGTGCCAGTTTGTCTggtattaattattattattgccatCTTAGTGTGGTGGAAATGTCCTTGTAAAGCTAGGACCATTAGACCACCAGATGGATTTTCTCTGGTTCCGCCTAGAGATGACAGGCCTACGGTTCCCGTGGAGTGTACAGTTAATGCCCCAGCCTCTGGACCCGGAGAGACTGATGATGACCTTCCCTTACCTGAAATGGACACTAACTTGCGAGCTCCAGTCCCGTGGACTAAATGA